A single Phytohabitans houttuyneae DNA region contains:
- a CDS encoding cellulose binding domain-containing protein has protein sequence MRLLLRTAVAGVLVAATILIIAAPAQASAGHFTKSTQWSGGYVGEFTVHNHTDSPMNGWVVRFCLPSGTRILNGWNIQLTQIGDCYTFRNYPWNSTLPAGGAVSFGFVASGTGDPIDCTVNGERCDGLPAGSDLQPPPRRTTCTSSGTPA, from the coding sequence ATGCGGCTCCTGCTCCGTACCGCGGTGGCCGGCGTCCTCGTCGCCGCAACCATCCTCATCATCGCTGCTCCCGCCCAGGCGTCCGCGGGCCACTTCACCAAGTCCACGCAGTGGTCCGGCGGATACGTCGGGGAGTTCACCGTCCACAACCACACCGATAGCCCGATGAACGGTTGGGTGGTGCGGTTCTGCCTGCCGTCCGGGACCCGGATCCTCAACGGTTGGAACATCCAGCTCACCCAGATCGGCGACTGCTACACCTTCCGCAACTACCCCTGGAACAGCACCCTGCCTGCGGGCGGCGCGGTCTCATTCGGATTCGTCGCCTCCGGGACCGGCGATCCGATCGACTGCACGGTCAACGGCGAGCGCTGCGACGGGCTGCCGGCCGGGTCGGACCTCCAACCCCCACCGCGCCGGACAACATGCACATCGTCTGGAACCCCGGCGTGA
- a CDS encoding fibronectin type III domain-containing protein, translating to MTVSILRRRPLTAVVAALSTVLMVLALTGRPARADTPLSTPGTPVAGTVTTTSASFAWTPSNGPIATYTIEVTPIYASLPERLLTSTTPYYTHTGLSPDTAYQYRVWANPQPGSGYTMSNPSGYLTVRTQPVPDSVPPTAPGGAYVSNVGTVSATVVVLYPSTDNHRVAGYAIQRQVDGGWTDVATNDITSVYLRELTPDTSYTVAVVAFDANGNRSPRSAPLTFATAKPEPYPTCKVQISGWGQYITVYVTIRNFTLDTVLNNWRLAFTLPTGYTVDSTFSMTVSRSGEQATGTPASWNTRILPGGGTTVGFNSTRPAGAPLPSGFAITSPDLSPMPCTS from the coding sequence ATGACCGTTAGCATCCTGCGCCGACGACCACTCACCGCCGTCGTCGCCGCGCTCTCCACCGTGCTCATGGTGCTGGCCCTGACCGGCCGCCCCGCCCGGGCCGACACTCCACTGTCGACGCCGGGCACCCCGGTCGCCGGCACTGTCACGACGACGAGCGCCTCCTTCGCCTGGACGCCGTCGAACGGCCCGATCGCCACGTACACGATCGAGGTGACCCCCATCTACGCCTCTCTCCCGGAGAGGCTCCTTACCAGCACGACGCCCTACTACACCCATACCGGCTTGAGCCCGGACACCGCCTACCAGTACCGGGTTTGGGCCAACCCGCAGCCCGGCTCGGGCTACACCATGAGCAATCCGTCCGGGTACCTGACGGTCCGCACCCAACCGGTGCCCGACAGCGTGCCGCCGACCGCGCCCGGCGGCGCTTACGTATCCAACGTCGGCACCGTCTCCGCGACCGTCGTGGTGCTCTACCCGTCGACGGACAACCACCGAGTGGCCGGATACGCGATCCAGCGTCAGGTCGACGGCGGGTGGACCGACGTCGCCACGAACGACATCACCTCGGTGTACCTGCGCGAACTGACGCCGGATACCAGCTACACGGTCGCCGTGGTCGCCTTCGACGCCAACGGCAACCGGTCGCCGCGGTCGGCGCCGCTGACGTTCGCCACTGCCAAGCCCGAGCCGTACCCCACGTGCAAGGTCCAGATCAGCGGCTGGGGACAGTACATCACCGTCTACGTGACCATCCGGAACTTCACGCTCGACACCGTGCTGAACAACTGGCGGCTCGCCTTCACCCTGCCGACCGGGTACACCGTGGACTCGACGTTCAGCATGACCGTCAGCCGCAGCGGAGAGCAGGCGACCGGCACCCCCGCATCGTGGAACACCCGAATCCTGCCCGGCGGAGGCACGACCGTCGGCTTCAACAGCACTCGCCCGGCCGGCGCCCCGCTGCCGAGCGGGTTCGCCATCACAAGCCCAGACCTGAGCCCCATGCCCTGCACCAGCTAA
- a CDS encoding RNA polymerase sigma factor, whose product MGPGGDEEAGEVPAVTRPAALPPLFRAAVRADQPVLQRDLLSATARVFTLDTLGPEDNVERREADQTLIAALALDDFAGPRYERFEDELARYGISVLCGWMRSGHIFQRTAACGFALHPTDHELDELYREDTTRKALATMTVALTLPDFRTRALVSGGWRVDGGASLTTYFIRACLYVFPNEYRSWRNQRENWKRQDRLDPALTTPGADHAPDPATMTLAVNRVRDHLAGLPSPTRELIALHLDGYTHAEIAELLGERSARAVEGKLHRWRIEQKRRSQDGGGLGE is encoded by the coding sequence GTGGGCCCTGGCGGCGACGAAGAGGCGGGTGAGGTGCCCGCCGTCACACGCCCTGCCGCCCTGCCCCCGCTGTTTCGAGCCGCCGTCCGGGCTGACCAACCGGTGCTCCAGCGGGATCTGTTATCGGCCACTGCCCGGGTGTTCACCCTGGATACCCTGGGGCCGGAGGACAACGTGGAGCGCCGGGAAGCCGATCAAACCCTCATCGCCGCACTCGCGCTCGATGATTTCGCCGGCCCTCGCTATGAGCGGTTCGAGGACGAGCTCGCCCGCTACGGCATATCCGTATTGTGCGGGTGGATGCGCTCGGGCCACATCTTCCAGCGCACCGCAGCGTGCGGGTTTGCCCTCCATCCGACTGACCATGAACTGGATGAGCTCTACCGGGAGGACACCACGCGGAAGGCACTGGCGACCATGACCGTTGCGTTGACCCTCCCCGACTTCCGCACCCGGGCCCTTGTCAGCGGCGGGTGGCGTGTCGACGGCGGCGCGTCCCTGACCACCTACTTCATACGCGCTTGCCTCTATGTGTTCCCCAACGAGTACCGCAGCTGGCGTAACCAGCGGGAGAACTGGAAGCGACAGGACAGACTCGACCCGGCCCTGACCACACCAGGCGCCGATCATGCCCCGGATCCGGCCACGATGACGCTCGCGGTGAACCGTGTCCGCGACCACCTCGCTGGTCTGCCATCACCCACACGAGAGTTGATCGCGCTTCACCTGGACGGCTACACCCACGCAGAGATCGCCGAGTTGCTTGGTGAACGGTCGGCGCGGGCCGTCGAGGGGAAACTGCACCGCTGGCGCATCGAGCAAAAGCGCCGATCCCAGGATGGAGGTGGGCTCGGTGAATGA
- a CDS encoding GTP-binding protein gives MAERVLTGLRQGSEPGASPNPQIRAAKIVIAGGNGVGKTSLIAAVSQHTPLTAEAVIAPAGIGDDAAAAAGKDTTTVALDLGRITVADDLMLYLFGTPEQAGLWVVWDDLIRGAVGAVVLVDLRRIADAFAALDYFEIRQLPFLVALNEFEGAPRYELKDVREALAIDANVPLVTCDARDRSSAVRTLASVVDHALSARGAQNPTAAKQA, from the coding sequence ATGGCGGAGCGTGTGCTCACTGGACTCAGACAGGGCAGCGAGCCCGGGGCGAGCCCGAATCCGCAGATCAGGGCTGCCAAGATTGTGATCGCTGGAGGCAACGGCGTCGGCAAGACGTCCCTCATCGCTGCCGTCTCTCAGCACACCCCATTGACTGCCGAGGCGGTCATAGCCCCGGCAGGCATTGGCGACGATGCGGCCGCAGCGGCGGGCAAGGACACCACCACCGTCGCCTTGGACCTCGGCCGCATTACTGTGGCCGACGACCTCATGCTTTACCTGTTCGGCACCCCTGAGCAAGCGGGGCTCTGGGTTGTGTGGGACGACCTCATCCGCGGCGCGGTGGGTGCCGTGGTGCTGGTCGACCTCCGCCGGATCGCCGACGCGTTCGCCGCACTGGACTACTTCGAGATCCGGCAGTTGCCATTCCTCGTGGCGCTGAATGAGTTCGAAGGCGCGCCGCGGTACGAACTAAAGGATGTCCGCGAGGCACTCGCGATCGACGCGAACGTTCCGCTGGTTACCTGCGATGCACGCGACCGCAGCTCGGCCGTACGCACCCTGGCCAGCGTCGTTGACCACGCCCTCTCGGCGCGCGGCGCACAGAACCCGACGGCCGCCAAGCAAGCGTGA